A window of the Chlorocebus sabaeus isolate Y175 chromosome 8, mChlSab1.0.hap1, whole genome shotgun sequence genome harbors these coding sequences:
- the KLF10 gene encoding Krueppel-like factor 10, with amino-acid sequence MLNFGASLQQTAEERMKMISERPKESMYSWNKTAEKSDFEAVEALMSMSCSWKSDFKKYVENRPVTPVSDLSEEENLLPGTPDFHTIPAFCLTPPYSPSDFEPSQVSNLMAPAPSTVHFKSLSDTARPHIAAPFKEEEKSPVSAPKLPKAQATSVIRHTADAQLCNHQSCPVKAASILNYQDNSFRRRTHLTVEAARKNIPCAAVSPNRSKCERNTVADVDEKASAALYDFSVPSSETVICRSQPAAVSPQQKSVLVSPPAVSAGGVPPMPVICQMVPLPASNPVVTTVVPSTPPSQPPAVCPPVVFMGTQVPKGAVMFVVPQPVVQSSKPPVVSPNGTRLSPIAPAPGFSPSAAKVTPQIDSSRIRSHICSHPGCGKTYFKSSHLKAHTRTHTGEKPFSCSWKGCERRFARSDELSRHRRTHTGEKKFACPMCDRRFMRSDHLTKHARRHLSAKKLPNWQMEVSKLNDIALPPTPAPTQ; translated from the exons ATGCTCAACTTCGGTGCCTCTCTCCAGCAGACTGCG gaagaaagaatgaaaatgatttCTGAACGGCCAAAAGAGAGTATGTATTCCTGGAACAAAACTGCAGAGAAAAGTGATTTTGAAGCTGTAGAAGCACTTATGTCAATGAGCTGCAGTTGGAAGTCTGACTTTAAGAAATACGTTGAAAACAGACCGGTTACACCAGTATCTGATTTGTCAGAGGAAGAGAATCTGCTTCCTGGAACACCTGATTTTCATACAATCCCAGCATTT TGTTTGACTCCACCTTACAGTCCTTCTGACTTTGAACCCTCTCAAGTGTCAAATCTGATGGCACCAGCGCCATCTACTGTACACTTCAAGTCACTCTCAGATACTGCCAGACCTCACATTGCTGCACCtttcaaagaggaagaaaagagccCAGTATCTGCCCCCAAACTCCCCAAAGCTCAGGCAACAAGTGTGATTCGTCATACAGCTGATGCCCAACTGTGTAACCACCAGTCCTGCCCAGTGAAAGCAGCCAGCATCCTCAACTATCAGGACAATTCTTTTAGAAGAAGAACCCACCTAACTGTTGAGGCTGCAAGAAAGAACATACCATGTGCCGCTGTGTCACCAAACAGATCCAAATGTGAGAGAAACACAGTGGCAGATGTTGATGAGAAAGCAAGTGCTGCACTTTATGACTTTTCCGTGCCTTCCTCAGAGACGGTCATCTGCAGGTCTCAGCCAGCCGCCGTGTCCCCACAGCAGAAGTCAGTGTTGGTCTCTCCACCTGCAGTATCTGCAGGGGGAGTGCCACCTATGCCAGTCATCTGCCAGATGGTTCCCCTTCCTGCCAGCAACCCTGTTGTGACAACAGTCGTTCCCAGCACTCCTCCCAGCCAGCCACCAGCCGTTTGCCCCCCTGTTGTGTTCATGGGCACACAAGTCCCCAAAGGCGCCGTCATGTTTGTGGTACCCCAGCCCGTTGTGCAAAGTTCAAAGCCTCCAGTGGTGAGCCCGAATGGCACCAGACTCTCTCCCATTGCCCCTGCTCCTGGGTTTTCCCCTTCAGCAGCAAAAGTCACTCCTCAGATTGACTCATCAAGGATAAGAAGTCACATCTGTAGCCACCCAGGATGTGGCAAGACATACTTTAAAAGTTCCCATCTGAAGGCCCACACGAGGACGCACACAG gaGAAAAACCTTTCAGCTGTAGCTGGAAAGGTTGTGAGAGGAGGTTTGCCCGTTCTGATGAACTGTCCAGACACAGGCGAACCCACACGGGTGAGAAGAAATTTGCGTGCCCCATGTGTGACCGGCGGTTCATGAGGAGTGACCATTTGACCAAGCATGCACGGCGCCATCTGTCAGccaagaaactaccaaactggcAGATGGAAGTGAGCAAGTTAAACGACATTGCTCTACCTCCAACCCCTGCTCCCACACAGTGA